The following nucleotide sequence is from Psychroserpens sp. Hel_I_66.
AACAGCAGACACATATTTGATTGATGATTTAAGATTTGAAGAATTTATAGACCCTTGTCTTGGTATTACTGAAGATTTATCTATCATTTCAGATTTTGAGTGTCAACAAAATTATACGCTTGGGTTAGATCCTACGCTGATTTCCGTAGTAGAAAATATAGATCCTAGCGGAATTAATACAAGTGATTTTATTGGTGAATATATTGATGACGGTACGCAACCATTTGATAATTTGCTAATTGATTATGGAATGCCAATTGATCTATCTGAAAACTCATTATTTAAAATTAAAATCTATAGTTCAGCACCAATTCCTGTTTTGGCTAAGTTAGAGGGTGGAACCACTCCACTTGAAATAACCAACAATGTTACTACTGTAAACGAATGGGTTGAACTGAGTTTTGATTTTTCACCTGTTATAGGAGAAGGTAATGATAAATTGATTTTATTCTTTAATGCTGGTCAAGATACAGGTACTTTAACAGATGTATATTACATTGATGATCTTCGTTTTGATTCTAATCCATGTTCTCAAATTGTTGAAGATTGCGATGGTGTTACGCCAAACCTGAGCATAATCAATGACTTTGATTGTCAGCAAAATTATAATTTCTCTAATCCAGACGCTGCTCCTGTAGTTCAAAATCCTAATGTTAGCTGTGAGAACCGCAGTTCTAATGTTGGTGAATATAGTGATAACGGGAATGATCCTTTTGATTTTCTTTTGGTAAACTTTGGAGCACCGATAGATCTTTCTGTAAATAACCAGCTTAAAATAAAAGTGCTATCTACTATGGCAGTTCCTTTATTGGCAAAACTAGAAGGAGGTGCAGCTGTTGAAATTTTCGCAGACATTACAGTTGTTAATGAGTGGGCGGAATATACTTTCGACTTTAGTGAAGCACAGGGTAATGGCAACACGACTTTAGTTCTATTTTTCAATGCAGGAAATATTGACGGTACTCCAGCAGATATCTATTATGTTGATGATATAAGATTCGAAGCACCTTAATAATATAAAAATGTGTTTAAGTATAAAGCTGAAGCAATATTGTCTATAAAATTCATGCTTTATTAATCTAAATCATTAAAAAAACTCCAGATCCGTATTGCTTATGATGAGCACTTAACGATACATTTTATATTAATTTAATTCAAAATATTATGAAGACATCTTTATTTCTCAAAGCCATAACTATATTGTTTTTTCAGTTTTATTTTTATGATACATCTGCTCAAATAACAACAGATCAACTTTTAGAAAACACCTATAAATTATATGATTACCAAAGGCAATACAATGGTGTTTATCGTGACTCAAAAATAATCAACGGGACAGATTATCATCCAAGTTCAGCAGCAAATACAGGAGTCGGTTTGATTTCTTTATGTATAGCAGAAGAAGCTGGTTATATTAATTTTGGAAGAGATTTAGCTGCTCAAACATTACGAACAATGTTAGGCTATACTGCTGGGTTTAATCCTGATAGAAACAGCAAAGGGTTTTATAGACATTTCCTAGAAATAGATAATGGACAACAGGCTTGGAATTCAGAATATAGTACTATCGATACTGCATTATTAGCTGCAGGTGCCCTATTTGCTAAAAAATATTTTAATGATGCTGAAATTTCTGCACTGGCAGATGAGTTATTTTTATCTGTAGAATGGTCTGCAGCAATAAGCAATCCCTCTACAGGTGCTATATGGAGAGAGCTCCAGCCTAATGGAGCTGGCCAAGGTACAAGTGCATTACCATTTAATGAATATATAATCGTTGCCTATTTTGCAATGAAATCTGAAGGTAATTCGGGAGGTGTAGGCACTTCAGCCTGGAATGTTTGGCAACAACTAAATAATTTTGCGAATGCAAATTATTGGGGCTATGATCTTTTAGCCGATAGTAACAATGTAAATGCATTTCAATCTGACTTTACCGTTCAATTTCCTTATTACCTTATGTTTTGGGCTCATAACAGCACCTTATATAAAACGTATATGTCTAATATGGCATCTGCAGATAAGTTTTATTATGGCCAAATAGCTGGAATGTATCCAAACTTGAATGCTTATGAATGGGGATTGGGAGCAGGAAATTCTCCAGCAACATTTAATGGTAATTTTTACACGCCATATGGTTACAATGCAGATCATATTAATAATCACCCAGCACGCATTGTGTCGCCTCATATAGTGGCTGGTTACATTCCTATACAGGCAAGTGCAAGAAATGACCTTCAACAAATGATGAATGGAACAAAGGGTATCTATACTTTAGGAACTGGAGAAAAATTGCTATGGAGATACAGTCTGGATGAGGTAAACTGGAATTCAGATCAAATTCAAGGCATTGATTATTCAACAATGCTCTATGGTCTGGCTGCAAATAAGTTTGGGACCAACTTTTTTACAACGAACAATAATTACGATTTCCCGACACCAAATTTTAGTAGTACTAATTCCTGCGTCACAGGTGTTCAGGCCTATTATGGACCTGTTTTAGGAACTACGGGTTCTTATAATGGCTCTTCATCAACCAGGGACAAGCCATTTGACAGTAATAATAACACCTTTTTTGATGGTCCAAATGGAAATAACCAATGGGTTGGCATGGATTTATTAAGCAATCAAAACATCACATGTATTCGATTTAGACCACGTAATAATTTTGGGTACAGAATGCGTGGTGGTAAATTTCAAATAAGCAATAATGCTAATTTTAGTAATCCAACGACAATCTATACGATTCCCTCGAATGCTAATTTAAATTTTCAGAATTACTTTATTTCTACTGGAAGCACAAACGGAGTTTCTGCAAGATATATACGTTACCTTTCTCCAAATAACGGTTGGGGAAACATAGCTGAAATGAGGGTTTATAGATCTTCGGAAACAAATAGGAACTCAAATATCAAATTAGAAGACCAACCAAAGGTTGTTAATCATATTGACAATTTAACGTTAAGCCCTAATCCAGCCTCTAAGGAGATTCAATTGGATTTCTATCTTGAAAATGAGAGCGATATAGAATATCGAATTTATAATACAATGGGTAGAGAAATCCAATCTCTTTCAAAAAATCACATTGAAACTGGAGAAATTAACCAAAAATTAAATATTGAAAATTTAGCTGAAGGCATTTACTTTATTCATTTAAAAACCAAGAATAAAGTTTTGATTAAGAGATTTATTGTAGCTAAAGAATAGTATAATTACTCACATTGAAACGAAAAACCCTTTAAAATCGATTGATTTTAAAGGGTTTTTATATTGTTAATTTCAGTTTAGCTTTTTATTAGATGCAACTAACTGGCCTCTACTCTATTTTTCAGAAAATAAAATTTCTGAAATTTAAACAATTCTAGTTCATATATTTTTCAGTCCAGTCGCGATACATCCCATACTGAACTTCATTTAAAACAGCTTTGAGAGATTTATCTTCTTCCGCATAAAGACTTTTGCTATCGATGTCAACGTTTGGATTATTTAACTTCCAATCACTTAAAACCGATTTAATACTTCTGTTATAACGCTCTTTTTGATTTTCAGTCATTTCTAAATCCTTGAACATTTTCTGTACTCTATCATCAGATTCAGTCGATTCTTCATATCGATTTGATTGAGTGCTGTAATTGTTATCAGCACTAACATTCGATTGGTTTGGCAAATTCTCAAATCTTAACTGTCTTTTGCTATTCGACATTTTATAAATTACTGCTGTCCCTAAAAGAACCGCAGATATAGATAACACTTTATTTAAAAAACCCATAATTGTATTTATTTTTAGATTAAGCATAAAATTAAGTCTAGTATTTCCAAGTCATAAACGGTAAAAGAAATAATATTAACTCAAATGATAACTGCGGAATTAATCTTAAGTGTTATAGATAACTCATGCGCTTAGCAACTTTTTAAAATTATTAAATATATCATCAATATTTTCTTATTAATAATTAGCGTCGATAACTGCAAGAAAACCATTAAATTTTACATTTTATAATATACTGAAAATCAATTATTTGAAGATTATAATTGCATTTCGTCGAATTTATTTGCATTTCGTGGATATTGTAATTAGATTTGTACCGTTAATTTATTAGTCCCAAATTAAAACTTAACCGCTTATGAATATTTCTACTTTTATTAGGAAAAAGTATGCCCTATTAGTTATTTGTATAATGACCTTTGGCATATCGAACTCACAAATTATTATCGATTCTTACGATTTTGACTTTAACTTTCAAGGTTGGACAGACACTGGCACTTATGCAGGAAGAACAACTAGTGGCACCTATAGATGCTCTAACGCTGGAGCAATTTTTATACAATACGATTTTGATGATGATATTTCAAGTAGAATTGAATCTCCTACAATAGACTTAACAAGTTATAATGAAATTGTATTCTCATTTTGTTTAACATCGCTAAATTTAGATAATGGTGATGGCTTTGATTTGCAATATTTTAACGGTTCTAACTGGAGCACAATTGAAACTTACAGAAGAGGAACGGACTTTGCAAATAGCGATGGTACAAATTATTCATTTTCATATACGTTAGATAGTTCTACTCATATATTTTCTACAAACTCAGCTTTTCGTTTCATTGGTCAAATGAGTGAGACTAATGAGTATTCTGTTTTTGATGATATATCAATAATTGCTCAAGGTTGTGGAGAAACTATAAATAGTTTTCCGTATACCGAAGGTTTTGAAACAGGTATTGGCGATTGGACTCAGGATATAAATGATGATAATGATTGGACAAGACAATCTGGTGGAACACCTAGTGGAAATACCGGTCCTTCCTCTGCCAACGAAGGCAACTTCTATATGTTTACTGAGGCGAGTAGCCCAAACTTTAACAATACATTTAATCTAGTAAGTCCATGTTTTGACCTAAACGCAGAAACAAGTGCAAACTTTTCGTTTTACTATCATATGTTTGGATCTGAAATGGGAGATTTGTTTTTAGAAATCAGTACAGATAGTGGGTCCACCTTTCCTACGGTTTTATGGTCTCAAACTGCAGGTCAAGTTCAAACAGATGATACGGATGCGTGGATTCAAGAAGTTGTTAATTTAGATGCCTATGTAGGTCAAACCGTAAACTTACGTTTTAGAGGGGAAACTTCAGATTTTTATCAAAGTGATATGGCAATTGATGATTTGTCTTTTTTCACTGCTCCTAAACCTGAAATTGAAATTACTGGTAACTCAATTACTATTTCAGACGGTGATACAACACCAAATTTCGCAGATAATACAGATTTTGGAAACGTAAATGTTGCAACTGGAACGAATTCAAATAGTTTTACAATAAGTAATAGTGGAAGTGAAAATTTAATTCTAACAGGTGCTAATCCATATGTAGTAATAAGTGGTGCCAATGCTGGTGATTTTATTTTAACATCTGCTCCGTCTTCACCAATCGCTGCAAACAACACCTCTTCTTTTACAATAACATTTGACCCAAGTGCAAACGGTTTTAGAACTGCGACTGTGAGCATTGCAAATAATGACAGTGATGAAGACCCTTATAATTTTACTATTTCTGGAAATGGAGGATCATCAACTGTTTGTATAACTTCTATTTCATCATTCCCACATGTAGAGAGCTTTGAATCTGTTATTTCGTCATGGACTCAAGATTTAAATGTTATCGTTGATGACTTTAACTGGTCAAGAACCAATTTGAATACCCCAAGTGGAAACACTGGTCCTAGCAGAGCTAAAGATGGTAATTTCTATTATTTTACAGAAGCTACAAGCAACTTTAATAATGTCTCAAATTTAACGAGTCCTTGTTATGACCTTTCCTCTGCTAGAAATCCAAGATTTACATTTTTTCATCATATGTTTGGAGAGGATATGGGGACACTAACCCTTGAACTCAGCTTAAACGGTGGTGCTGATTATAATACCGTCCTCTGGACAAATACAGGACAAGTACAAAACAACACTGTCTCAGCTTGGATACCAATTAGTATAGATCTCAAGGATTATATTGGTCAGACAATAAAATTTAGGTTCCAAGGTACTACTGGCAACAATTATGCGAGCGATATGTCAATAGATAATTTAGTACTTTCAGATCGACCTGATCCAACAACTGCTCCTGGTGGCGTAATATCTGGTTTGTCAACTTGGCTAAAAGCAGATGCTGGATTAAGTGTCTCTGATGGAGGAATTGTTAGCCAATGGCTAGATCAAGGACTTGGTAGCGATGTACGAGTTCATACCCCTGGACAAGAACCTACTTTTAGAGATAATATTAATAAAAATGTCAATTTTAATCCCGTTGTAGAGTTTGATAATAATTTTGTCAATTCTCAATTTGACACCCAATTTAGGTATGATGACACTTCGAAACAATTTTTAGGAGGCGACTTTGGATATTATACAGAAGAAGTGTTTGTAGTCATTATACCTGATGATACAGTTGTGAACAGCACATTTGGTTCGATGTATATTATTTGTGGTGACTCAGATTCTGAACTAAATGCTGTTGATACTACAGGTATGGCATTTGGCAACTTAACAGGTCGTTTTTCAAATGAAATTATATGTTATGCACATGACACCTATGACAATAATCCTGATGATGGATATGGTGTAGCAGAGATAGGCACTGGATCAACTTATGATAATGTTGGCATCTTAAACACAAGAGCTAATACTTCTAGTACCCTACAAGAGCTGTTTTATAACGCCAACAATATTGGTACTACACAAAATGATATTGCTGAATATTTAGAAAGTGATGATACCCGCTTTTGGCTAGGTAGAACTGAAGGAAGTAAAGCAACAATCAACGCAAGAATAGCAGAGGTGATTACTTATTCTAGTAGAAAATCAGACAATGATCTTACACAAGAACGCAATAAAATTCAATCATACTTAGCCATCAAATATGGAATCACATTAGGAACAAATGGAATTTCTCAGGATTACGTTAATAGCGATGGTAATGTCATTTGGGATGAATCTTCTAACGTTGGCTATAACCATGATATCGCAGGTATTGGACGTGATGATGCTTCTGAATTAAACCAAAAACAATCTAGAAGCGTAAACAATGGAAATGATGGAATAGGTCGTACTCAAGGACTAATTACAATGGGATTGAACGAAATTTACACCACCAATAACGAACACGTATCTTCAAATGCCACAACTTTTGACAATAAAAATTTCTTAGTCTGGGGAAATAATGGAGTAAATCTTAATCTTCCGGCAACAGAAGTAGCTGTAAACATGAGTTCAGGCATAACTCCATCACTTTCAACTGATGTGTCTTTTGTAGCTATGCAGCGTATCTGGAAAGTGGTTGAGACTGGAGGAGATATTCCTTCAGTAAAAATAAGAATCCCACAAGATGCTGTTAGAAACATTACACCTCCTGGTAACTTTTATATGTTCATATCTAGCACTGGTGTTTTTGATCCTACAGCAGATTACAGGATAATGACATCAGACGGTAACGGAAACCTAGAAACCGACTATGATTTCGACGGAACAAAATATATCACTTTTGGATATGCCCCAAGAGTAGAAGTAACACGATCAATATATTTTGACGGAGTTAATGATTATGTTGATATGGAGAATGCATTAAATCTTGATCCAACTGGATTTACTATTTCAGCTTGGATAAAAAGAGATGCTGCAGATAGTGGAACTAAATCAATAATTTCCAAAAGAGATGTTGCCTTCAACAATGGTTATGATTTTAGAATATTAAACGATAATAGAGTACAATTGAGATGGGTAAATGGTGGTTTCCAAACAAATACGACTAATGTAAGTATTCCTGATGATGAGTGGCATCATGTCGCTGCAATATATGATGGATCACAATCATTTCTCTATATTGATGGTGTTTTAGATAGTCAGCGTAATCGTGTCCCACCTATAGATACAGATGAGTCATTTTATATTGGTGCAGCAGCTAAAAACTCACCGACGCAACATTTCCGAGGAAATATAGATGAAGTAAGAGTTTGGGATATTGACTTAACTCCAGAACAGCTAAGATTTATAATGAATCAAGAAATTGAAAATAATTCTAATTTTGTAGCTGGTAAAGTATTACCAACAACGATCACTAAGAATGATGTGGCAACAATACCTTGGTCACAGCTTGCAGGATACTATCCAATGTCTGTTTATACCTACACAAATACTGAAGACGCTTCGGGTAACAGTAATCAAGGCGCTTTAAGAAATCTAAACACTGTTGACAGGCAAACCGCTCCATTACCTTACGTATCACAATCTAATGGTGATTGGTCAAATACCGATACTTGGTTAAATGGTAATACTCAAGCCTTAGCAAATTCATTATCAATCGTAGATAATTCTACTCCTATTGATTGGAACATTGTAAGCATGAGCCATGATATAACAGTAGACACTCAACCTGTATTAGGTCGAGAAAGACAAGTATTAGGACTCTATGTAAATTCTGGAACACTTACTATTGATGGTGATAATACAGATGCCACAGCTGGGAATGGTTTTACAGTTTCCCACTATTTGAAACTGGATGGCAAAATTGATTTAGAAGGTCAATCTCAACTTGTACAAACACTCGGTAGTGATTTAGATCCAACTTCTTCTGGCTCTCTTGAAAAAGACCAACAAGGTACAGCAGATGTTTTTACATATAATTATTGGTCTTCTCCTGTTGGAGAAACCAACACGACAACAAATAATAACTCATATTCTGTAACAGATGTCATGTTTGATGGTGTTAACCCTATTAACTTTATCAATACTGGTTATAATGGGTCTGATGGTGGAATCATAACAATTGCAGATTACTGGATTTGGAAATTCGCCAATCAATTAGATGACGACTACTCCGCTTGGCAACATGTGAGAAGAAACGGTACATTACTAACTGGTGAAGGATTCACAATGAAAGGTCCTGGCTCTGGGGCTATCTCAGACCGGCAGAATTATGTTTTCCTTGGAAAACCAAATAATGGAGATATAACCTTAACACTTAATGCAGGTAACGACTACCTGGTTGGTAACCCTTACCCTTCTGCAATTGATGCCAATACGTTTATTACAGATAATGGACCAACTTTAGAAGGTGAAGGAGCTAATCCTTTAATTAGCGGTACGCTTTACTTCTGGGAGCATTGGGGTGGCGGAAGTCACAACCTTGCAGATTACCAAGGTGGTTATGCGACCTATAACTTCTCTGGAGGTGTTGCTGCACCATCATTAGGCACAAACGATCCAGATGTTGGTACAGGTGGAGTACCTACCAAAGTACCTGGAAGATTTATACCAGTAAGTCAAGGATTCTTCGTAGTTGGAGAAAATACAGGAACCATTAAATTTAATAATGGTCAACGTGACTTTAAAAGAGAAAAAACAACAGGAGCAGATGACTCTGTGTTTATTAGAAGTGCAGACACCTCATCAGGCACTCAAGATGAAAATGAGATTGTTGACGAGCGTATGAGATTTAGAATTGGTTTTAATTCCATCAATACAATTCACAGACAATTGTTACTAACTATCGACGATGCGACTACAACTGGTTACGACTGGGCTTATGATGCTAAAATTTATGATAACCAAATGGATGATCTATATTGGTTGATCGATAATGAGAAGTACACCATTCAAGGTAGTAATGAAGTTGAGCCACAAACTGTATATCCTTTAGGCATTAATACAGAGGATGATGGTCTCAATACAATCACTATAGATAAGTTAGAAAATGTTCCAGATAATATCAATATCTTTATTCATGATCTAGAAAACGATACGTATCATAACCTAAGAGAAGGAGATTTCGAATTCTTCCTTCCTGCGGGAGAATATTTAGACAGGTTTACATTAACGTTCAGCAATGCAAGTGAAAATTCTCTTGGAGTAGATGATTTCGAATTAAATTCAATAGATGCATTCTATAACATAGAATCAGAGAGTATTGCCTTATATAACCCTAACTTTATCGATGTGAAGTCCATAGCTTTATATAATCTCATCGGACAAGAGATTACAAAAATTGAAAACATTTCAGAATCGGACTATTCTGAATACCAAGTTAAGAACCTTAGTACTGGAACTTACATTATTAAGATAAATACTTTAAGCGGTTTGATATCTAAAAAAGTTCTAGTCAAGTAAAAATAGATCCCAAATCTATCATAATCTTAACTTGAAAAAAGCCTCGATCCTTAATTGGAAAGAGGCTTTTTAATTTTATAGATAATAAATTTTCTTCGGAAATTTTAACTCAAACTAGCGATCAACTGTTCTAAAGAGACTTCTTGCTGATCTCCAGTTTTCATGTTCTTTAACGTGTACACATTATTGTTCATTTCAGATTCACCCAAAAGAACAACATACGGGATATCACGCTTATCGGCATAATTAAATTGCTTTTTCGTGTTCTTATTGTCTGGAAATAACTCTGCGCTCACTCCGTTTTCCCGCAACGCTTTAATGGCCTTCATGCTTGCCATAGCCTCTGCTTCACCAAAATTGATGAATAATACTTTAACGGTATTAGTAATCGTTTCTGGAAATAAATCTAAATCCTCAAGTACCAAAGCAATACGATCGAGACCAAAACTAATCCCAACACCACTCATATCCTTAAGTCCAAAAATTCCTGTGAGATCATCATAACGACCTCCTCCACCAATCGATCCCATTTTTACACCATCTGGCGCAGCAACTTCAAAAATAGCGCCTGTGTAATAATTGAGTCCGCGAGCGAGTGTAACATCCAGTTGCAGTTTTGCAGTTTTTAAACCTAAGCTTGCAATCCCTTTATTTATGAACTCTAATTCTTCAATTCCTTTTTTTCCTTCTTCGGAAGCATTGAGAATTGTTTTCAATTCTTCAATTTGATTTCCAAAGTTACCTTTAAGCGTAAACAATGGCTGCAGTTTTGTAATCCCTTCTTCGGAAATTTCCTTACCTCGCATTTCGTCCTTTACCTTCTCCTCTCCTATTTTATCCAACTTATCTAAAGCCACAGTAAAATCAATAAGCTTATCCTGAGCTCCAATCACTTCTGCAATTCCCGAAAGTATTTTACGATTATTGATTTTTATCGTAACACCTTCTAATTGTAAAGCGGTAAAAACCGAATCATAAAGCTGAACAAACTCTACTTCTTGCCACAGTGAATCACTCCCAACCACATCGGCATCACATTGGTAAAATTCTCTAAAACGCCCTTTTTGCGGACGATCTGCTCGCCAAACCGGTTGAATTTGATAGCGCTTAAATGGGAAGTCAATCTCGTTTTGGTGTTGAACCACGTATCTTGCAAAAGGTACTGTTAGATCGTAACGAAGGGCTTTTTCTGAAATACTAGAAGTAATCTTATTAGAATCTTTTGAATTATATAAGTCATCATTTACTTTGCCCAAATAATCACCACTATTCAAAATCTTAAAGATCAAGCGATCACCTTCTTCTCCATATTTACCCATCAAGGTATCTGAATTTTCAAAGCTTGGTGTCTCGATAGGTTGAAATCCGAAAATCTCAAACTGAGACCGTATCGTATTAAAAATATAATTTCGCTTTGCGACCTCCTGCGGATTAAAATCCCTCGTTCCTTTTGGTATGCTTGGTTTTTGTGCCATAGTCAACTTCCTGCGAAAGCAGGAATCTCTTTTTTTCTGTCATTTAACATTTCCGAAGAAATAAAATGAGGTTTAATTCGTCACAAAAATATTATAATTTTAATGGGCATTCGAAAGTTATTTCAATTTTATAGTAACTTTATGGGTGTTTTGTAGTCTTATTGTAAAACGCAACCCACTTTAAAGATCCATATGTTTTCATTAGTTAGAGAAAATATTCGCATTGCCTTTGATTCTATTAGAAGTCAACTGCTTCGCACGATACTTACCATTTTAATTATCGCTATTGGTATTACTGCCTTGGTTGGGATTTTAAGCGCTGTTTCTGCATTGGAAAATACGATTTCGAGTGATTTCTCGTCTATGGGAGCTAATACGTTTAATCTACAACGTTATGATTTTACGTCGCAACGTCGCTCAAACGATGAACAAAAAGTAAATCCTGTTATTAATTACAGGCAGGTAAAAGAATTTGAGGAGGAGTATAATTTTCCGTTTACCAATGTGTCGCTTTCTTTTCAAGGCACAAATTCCGCAGAAGTTAAATACGAGAATGAAAAGACAGATCCCGAAGTTCAGGTTTTTGGCGTTAATGAGAATTTTATTTCAAATTCTGGATTGGAAGTAGACGCAGGACGTGCATTAAATTATTTTGATGTTGAAAACAGCAATAGCGTTTGTGTGATTGGGAGTGATTTAAAAAAGGCTTTGTTGGATGATGTCAACCCAATAAACAAGACAATTAGCATTAGAGGCGCAAAATTTAAAGTGATTGGTGTACTTAAGGAAAAAGGCTCTACGTTTGGTAATAACCAAGATTTACGAGTGTTGATGCCACTTCAAAAAGCTAGAACTATTTTTACAAATGCAAATATCAACTACAGTTTAAGCGTAAAAACCGATAAAAAAGATATGCTTGAAGGCGCTCAAGACGAAGCCATTGTATTGTTTAGAAATATTAGAGGATTAAACCCAATTGAAGAAAACAATTTTGGAATAGAACGAAGCGACGACCTCATCAACCGTATTGGTGAAATTACAGGCGTGCTGTCTATGGCTGCTTGGATTATAAGTGTTATCACCATTTTTGGGTCGACCATTGCGCTGTTTAATATGATGCTGGTTTCAGTATCTGAGCGTACGAGAGAAATTGGAGTTCGTAAAGCATTGGGAGCAAAAAGCGGAACAATCGCTTTTCAGTTTTTTATTGAAACGATAATTATTGGACAGTTTGGAGGAATTCTGGGTATTTTATTAGGGATTCTTTTAGGGTACGGATTTGCTTACCTTGCAGAGTTTAACTTTGTGATCCCTTGGGCTGCAATGATCTGGGCAAGTATCATCACATTTATCGTCGCTGTGGTTTCTGGTTCTTATCCTGCCATAAAAGCTGCTAAGCTGGATCCTGTGGAGTCTTTGAGATATGAGTAATGCATAAATGAATTTTATTACATGTCCATTCCACTTTCCAAACACCACATAAAAAGTATAAACAAAGCTTTAAATTATATTGAGTACCATTTAGAAAATGATTTGACTTTAGAGTGCGTTTCTAAAATCGCAAACTACTCGCCTTACCATTTTCATCGCATTTTTAAAGCATTTACCAAAGAAACACTCAATCAATACGTTGCTAGAAAACGTGTAGAAAAAGCATCTGCTGTGTTACTTCGGAAGAAAGAAGTGACAATTTCAGAATTGTCGTTGCAGTTTGGTTTTACCAGTAATTCCTCATTTACGAGAGCGTTTAAAAAGTTTTATGGTGAAAATCCGAGTGATTTCCGAAGAAAAGGAAAAGGTAAATATAGCAAGATACGTCAAGTGAAAAGCAAGATCGGACAAGCATCAACACATTTTGAAGCGTATGTTTGTGACACCAATCAACATACGAATCAGATGCAATCAACTATTGAAGTAAAATCTATAGCCGACATTCACACTATTGGAACCTCCTGTATTGGTGTCCAAAA
It contains:
- a CDS encoding LamG-like jellyroll fold domain-containing protein is translated as MNISTFIRKKYALLVICIMTFGISNSQIIIDSYDFDFNFQGWTDTGTYAGRTTSGTYRCSNAGAIFIQYDFDDDISSRIESPTIDLTSYNEIVFSFCLTSLNLDNGDGFDLQYFNGSNWSTIETYRRGTDFANSDGTNYSFSYTLDSSTHIFSTNSAFRFIGQMSETNEYSVFDDISIIAQGCGETINSFPYTEGFETGIGDWTQDINDDNDWTRQSGGTPSGNTGPSSANEGNFYMFTEASSPNFNNTFNLVSPCFDLNAETSANFSFYYHMFGSEMGDLFLEISTDSGSTFPTVLWSQTAGQVQTDDTDAWIQEVVNLDAYVGQTVNLRFRGETSDFYQSDMAIDDLSFFTAPKPEIEITGNSITISDGDTTPNFADNTDFGNVNVATGTNSNSFTISNSGSENLILTGANPYVVISGANAGDFILTSAPSSPIAANNTSSFTITFDPSANGFRTATVSIANNDSDEDPYNFTISGNGGSSTVCITSISSFPHVESFESVISSWTQDLNVIVDDFNWSRTNLNTPSGNTGPSRAKDGNFYYFTEATSNFNNVSNLTSPCYDLSSARNPRFTFFHHMFGEDMGTLTLELSLNGGADYNTVLWTNTGQVQNNTVSAWIPISIDLKDYIGQTIKFRFQGTTGNNYASDMSIDNLVLSDRPDPTTAPGGVISGLSTWLKADAGLSVSDGGIVSQWLDQGLGSDVRVHTPGQEPTFRDNINKNVNFNPVVEFDNNFVNSQFDTQFRYDDTSKQFLGGDFGYYTEEVFVVIIPDDTVVNSTFGSMYIICGDSDSELNAVDTTGMAFGNLTGRFSNEIICYAHDTYDNNPDDGYGVAEIGTGSTYDNVGILNTRANTSSTLQELFYNANNIGTTQNDIAEYLESDDTRFWLGRTEGSKATINARIAEVITYSSRKSDNDLTQERNKIQSYLAIKYGITLGTNGISQDYVNSDGNVIWDESSNVGYNHDIAGIGRDDASELNQKQSRSVNNGNDGIGRTQGLITMGLNEIYTTNNEHVSSNATTFDNKNFLVWGNNGVNLNLPATEVAVNMSSGITPSLSTDVSFVAMQRIWKVVETGGDIPSVKIRIPQDAVRNITPPGNFYMFISSTGVFDPTADYRIMTSDGNGNLETDYDFDGTKYITFGYAPRVEVTRSIYFDGVNDYVDMENALNLDPTGFTISAWIKRDAADSGTKSIISKRDVAFNNGYDFRILNDNRVQLRWVNGGFQTNTTNVSIPDDEWHHVAAIYDGSQSFLYIDGVLDSQRNRVPPIDTDESFYIGAAAKNSPTQHFRGNIDEVRVWDIDLTPEQLRFIMNQEIENNSNFVAGKVLPTTITKNDVATIPWSQLAGYYPMSVYTYTNTEDASGNSNQGALRNLNTVDRQTAPLPYVSQSNGDWSNTDTWLNGNTQALANSLSIVDNSTPIDWNIVSMSHDITVDTQPVLGRERQVLGLYVNSGTLTIDGDNTDATAGNGFTVSHYLKLDGKIDLEGQSQLVQTLGSDLDPTSSGSLEKDQQGTADVFTYNYWSSPVGETNTTTNNNSYSVTDVMFDGVNPINFINTGYNGSDGGIITIADYWIWKFANQLDDDYSAWQHVRRNGTLLTGEGFTMKGPGSGAISDRQNYVFLGKPNNGDITLTLNAGNDYLVGNPYPSAIDANTFITDNGPTLEGEGANPLISGTLYFWEHWGGGSHNLADYQGGYATYNFSGGVAAPSLGTNDPDVGTGGVPTKVPGRFIPVSQGFFVVGENTGTIKFNNGQRDFKREKTTGADDSVFIRSADTSSGTQDENEIVDERMRFRIGFNSINTIHRQLLLTIDDATTTGYDWAYDAKIYDNQMDDLYWLIDNEKYTIQGSNEVEPQTVYPLGINTEDDGLNTITIDKLENVPDNINIFIHDLENDTYHNLREGDFEFFLPAGEYLDRFTLTFSNASENSLGVDDFELNSIDAFYNIESESIALYNPNFIDVKSIALYNLIGQEITKIENISESDYSEYQVKNLSTGTYIIKINTLSGLISKKVLVK
- the hisS gene encoding histidine--tRNA ligase, giving the protein MAQKPSIPKGTRDFNPQEVAKRNYIFNTIRSQFEIFGFQPIETPSFENSDTLMGKYGEEGDRLIFKILNSGDYLGKVNDDLYNSKDSNKITSSISEKALRYDLTVPFARYVVQHQNEIDFPFKRYQIQPVWRADRPQKGRFREFYQCDADVVGSDSLWQEVEFVQLYDSVFTALQLEGVTIKINNRKILSGIAEVIGAQDKLIDFTVALDKLDKIGEEKVKDEMRGKEISEEGITKLQPLFTLKGNFGNQIEELKTILNASEEGKKGIEELEFINKGIASLGLKTAKLQLDVTLARGLNYYTGAIFEVAAPDGVKMGSIGGGGRYDDLTGIFGLKDMSGVGISFGLDRIALVLEDLDLFPETITNTVKVLFINFGEAEAMASMKAIKALRENGVSAELFPDNKNTKKQFNYADKRDIPYVVLLGESEMNNNVYTLKNMKTGDQQEVSLEQLIASLS